From the Daucus carota subsp. sativus chromosome 8, DH1 v3.0, whole genome shotgun sequence genome, one window contains:
- the LOC135148433 gene encoding photosystem II protein D1-like — protein MSLNLVFGSSGLTTLDQVKMKTLNLGTWDLQILKRGVACYMGREWELSFRLGMRPWIAVAYSAPVAAATAVFLIYPIGQGSYSDGMPLGISGTFNFMIVFQAEHNILMHPFHMLGVAGVFGGSLFSAMHGSLVTYSLIRETTENESANEGYRFGQEEETYNIVAAHGYFGRLIFQYASFNNSRSLHFFLAAWPVEYSCNRIEK, from the coding sequence ATGAGTTTGAATTTGGTTTTTGGGAGCTCAGGTCTGACTACTCTTGATCAAGTGAAGATGAAAACTCTAAATTTGGGTACATGGGACCTCCAAATCCTAAAAAGAGGAGTAGCTTGTTACATGGGTCGTGAGTGGGAGCTTAGTTTCCGTCTAGGTATGCGACCTTGGATTGCTGTTGCATATTCAGCTCCTGTTGCAGCTGCTACTGCTGTTTTCTTGATCTACCCAATCGGTCAAGGAAGCTATTCTGATGGTATGCCTCTAGGAATCTCTGGTACTTTCAACTTCATGATTGTATTCCAGGCTGAGCACAACATCCTTATGCACCCATTTCACATGTTAGGCGTAGCTGGTGTATTCGGCGGTTCCCTATTTAGTGCTATGCATGGTTCTTTGGTAACCTATAGTTTGATCAGGGAAACCACAGAAAATGAATCTGCTAATGAAGGTTACAGGTTCGGGCAAGAAGAAGAAACTTATAATATCGTAGCCGCTCATGGTTATTTTGGCCGATTAATCTTCCAATATGCTAGTTTCAACAACTCTCGTTCTTTACACTTCTTCCTAGCTGCTTGGCCTGTAGAATATTCTTGTAATAgaatagaaaaataa
- the LOC135148434 gene encoding uncharacterized protein LOC135148434: MSTKAFEYDGAKFVTNNYAAVLTNDEAPSEFHLIQDYLAHSEFMYALTQPEVISPAQVLTLWRSARYNDDGEHGSPSLTCIYEEQEYIITPETVRKALHLPEHSKYHSAVSTQTLKDMMQKLEDENTVYFARFCQLILSYRYPLVPNPDTDTELPFKITKRAFTDLMKKDSKKPQLPVFVIPVTQQTDVPTSGPSQKGPVVKSDHKSTSGPSQKGSVVTSSPTRVLRSSKSPSKPSPPPRKRRFLQQISDSDSDNEPVPPPLVSRPKKKIKPTSTITDLTVDPPQESMVNPLEMVTVSDPLMVEPLSAVPLTTSSEHTPEADIPMSENIPESEDLLPQPPAADIPSSGTTPEEHVSTPEAHVPTPEEHMSTPEIAQENLIPVENFVAAPDQEILNAANSEGATSPLCSHTISITAHDDDDDTEVNSVPPVDSGSLIAEISALLRESISVREVSPIQSFSPVRVPSPIKVPSPIKVPSPVRDSSPTPDSTIPHSVSTKSKVCTLTYSRNMHRAPSSSVEARLFSIESTQRSMQQTLADLSSSVAQLVQFLNSNALNSNDVKKGEKVLKDKCKVDQQQRKPDDEEDDEEKKKAEKSENTNSEIVLHTQSETKENRSDKVGSSSKQTQTTKSQTQTTTQPLIPADNKSKALSEQLIELGNPESKILSHTVKIQGEETTLFYKAPTQLDFDEAVAKNIFEQENPGVSIEDIRKEEERLAAEKKKISKSKSDEKKAKSDGKKQIIDSSSKKLPSSKRKGIVISEVNYADINRPRVYQKKSDSDSSEKGKNVIDGVPSEKKTGSELTLATVPESIDQNLASDTAQAKNMKEDQLKDKGTRGKEARDTTGLGHKKEKIQTSAATFFKDPYPLTEKAGEVVTQKDLDKIESVQILMDTHDGPEDKEKIAIFLESGRVYRISEADLLIKSLRELEHINYMLEIKNEATKRWSERLKRTIQEKRRFYRISSNAEYVPMITQEDGSEIDMIKNSSVMETIAGTRILGYNNEADRPGAIQLGEAMKRCKARALRSAIYQTGEDNEELKTVKAQMIQTLKQIEKDLITQFVKESYGYRLIG, encoded by the exons ATGTCGACCAAAGCCTTCGAATATGATGGTGCCAAGTTCGTTaccaacaactatgctgcaGTTCTGACCAATGATGAAGCTCCCAGTGAGTTCCATCTAATCCAAGATTATCTTGCCCACAGTGAGTTCATGTATGCACTCACTCAACCAGAGGTTATTTCTCCGGCTCAAGTTCTGACTCTCTGGCGTTCAGCAAGATATAATGATGATGGTGAACATGGATCACCATCCTTAACCTGTATTTATGAGGAACAGGAGTATATTATAACTCCTGAGACGGTTCGAAAGGCTCTTCACCTTCCAGAGCATTCCAAGTATCACAGTGCTGtttctactcaaactctgaaggatatgatgca aaaGTTAGAGGATGAGAATACTGTTTACTTTGCtcgattttgtcagcttattttATCATACCGTTATCCTCTGGTACCTAATCCTGATACTGATACTGAACTACCTTTTAAAATCACTAAACGAGCATTCACTGATTTGATGAAAAAGGATAGTAAGAAACCCCAACTACCTGTTTTTGTTATTCCTgtaact CAACAAACAGAtgtaccaacctctggtccttcccaaaaagggccagttgtaaaatctgaccacAAGTccacctctggtccttcccaaaaagggtcAGTTGTAACATCTTCACCTACCAGGGTGCTGAGATCTTCAAAATCACCATCCAaaccatctcctccacctaggaagagaagattttTACAGCAGatctcagactctgactctgacaatGAACCAGTACCCCCTCCTCTTGTCTCCAGGCCCAAAaagaagatcaagcccaccTCCACAATCACTGATCTTACTGTGGACCCTCCTCAGGAATCCATGGTTAATCCTCTTGAGATGGTCACAGTCTCTGATCCTCTGATGGTGGAACCACTATCTGCTGTGCCTCTGACAACTTCATCAGAACATACTCCAGAAGCTGACATTCCTATGTCAGAAAATATTCCTGAGTCAGAGGATCTTTTGCCACAACCTCCAGCAGCTGATATACCTTCTTCAGGAACAACTCCAGAAGAACATGTGTCTACTCCAGAAGCACATGTGCCTACTCCAGAAGAACATATGTCTACTCCTGAGATTGCTCAGGAAAATCTGATTCCTGTTGAAAActttgttgcagctcctgatcaggagatcctcaatgctgcaaactctgagggaGCTACATCTCCTCTTTGTTCACATACTATCAGCATCACAgctcatgatgatgatgatgacactGAAGTAAACTCTGTTCCACCTGTTGACTCAGGATCCCTTATAGCTGAAATCTCTGCTCTGCTCAGAGAAAGCATCTCAGTCAGGGAAGTCTCTCCAATTCAATCATTCTCTCCAGTCAGAGTTCCTTCACCTATCAAAGTTCCTTCACCTATCAAAGTTCCTTCACCTGTCAGAGATTCTTCACCAACTCCTGATTCTACAATTCCTCACTCTGTGTCTACAAAGAGCAAGGTCTGTACATTAACTTACTCCAGGAATATGCACAGAGCCCCATCCTCTTCTGTGGAAGCCAGGCTATTTTCTATTGAATCCACTCAGAGATCaatgcagcaaactctggctgatttgagctcctctgtagctcaACTGGTACAATTTCTCAACTCTAATGCTTTGAACtctaatgatgtcaaaaagggggagaaagttcttaaagacaaatgcaaggttgatcagcaacagagaaagccagatgatgaggaggatgatgaagaaaagaagaaagctgaaaaatctgaaaatacaAACTCTGAAATAGTCTTACACACTCAGAGTGAGACTAAGGAAAATAGGAGTGATAAGGTTGGAAGCAGTTCTAAACAAACTCAGACTACAAAGTCTCAGACTCAGACTACAACTCaacctctgataccagctgacAATAAATCAAAAGCTCTCTCTGAGCAACTAATTGAGCTTGGTAATCCTGAATCAAAAATTTTGAGTCACACAGTGAAGATTCAGGGAGAGGAAACAACCTTATTCTACAAAGCTCCTACACAACTggattttgatgaagcagttgcaaagaatatatttgaacaagaaaatccaggggTGTCAATTGAAGAtatcagaaaagaagaagaaaggttggctgctgagaagaagaagatcagcaaatctAAGTCTGATGAAAAGAAAGCAAAGTCTGATGGAAAGAAACAGATCATTGATTCCTCCTCAAAGAAATTACCATcttcaaaaagaaaaggaatagtgatcagtgaagtcaattatgctgatATCAATAGGCCCAGAGTTTATCAGAAGAAGTCTGATTCTGATTCCAGTGAAAAAGGGAAAAATGTCATTGATGGTGTTCCATCAGAAAAGAAAACTGGATCAGAACTGACACTTGCAACAGTTCCTGAGTCTATTGATCagaatttagcctctgacaCTGCTCAAGCTAAAAATATGAAGGAAGATCAGCTGAA AGACAAAGGAACAAGAGGAAAGGAAGCAAGGGACAcaactggtctaggtcacaAGAAAGAGAAAATTCAGACAAGTGCTGCAACTTTCTTCAAAGATCCATATCCTCTCACTGAGAAGGCTGGAGAAGTTGTAACACAGAAAGACCTTGACAAAATAGAGTCGGTACAAATtctgatggatactcatgatgggccagaagataaagagaaaattgctatatttttggaatctggcagagtttacagaatttcTGAAGCTGATCTATTAATAAAGTCTCTaagggaacttgagcatattaattatatgcttgagataaagaatgaagcaaccaagAGATGGTCTGAGAGGCTGAAAAGAACTAtccaagaaaagagaagattttataGGATAAGTTCTAATGCTGAATATGTTCCTATGATAACtcaagaagatggttcagagaTTGATATGATCAAAAATAGCTCTGTTATGGAGACTATAGCTGGAACCAGAATTTTGggttacaataatgaagctgacaGACCAGGAGCTATTCAATTGGGAGAAGCTATGAAAAGATGCAAGGCAAgagccttgagatcagctatataccagacaggagaagacaatgaagagttaaagactgtcaaagctcagatGATACAGACTCTGAAACAGATTGAAAAAGATTTGATCACTCAGTTTGTcaaggagagctatggatatagactgattggctag